Proteins found in one Bombus terrestris chromosome 1, iyBomTerr1.2, whole genome shotgun sequence genomic segment:
- the LOC100649680 gene encoding DPH3 homolog, with protein sequence MSVYHDEVEIEDFEYDEDEEVYYYPCPCGDQFQISKAELAAGVEEATCPSCSLVIKVIYDKETFAVKQEEFVKDEEKQLIIEKV encoded by the coding sequence atgtcTGTATATCACGATGAAGTAGAAATTGAAGATTTTGAGTATGACGAGGACGAAGAAGTATATTACTACCCATGCCCTTGTGGGGATCAGTTTCAAATCTCTAAAGCAGAATTAGCTGCTGGTGTGGAAGAAGCCACATGTCCTTCGTGCTCTTTGGTTATTAAAGTAATTTACGATAAGGAGACATTTGCAGTTAAACAAGAAGAATTTGTTAAGGATGAGGAAAAACAGCTTATAATCGAAAAGGTTTGA